Genomic window (Siphonobacter curvatus):
GCAGTTATACATCTACGGATACGGGCGGGAGTTTGTCTCAGGGGTTTGCAACATCGGCACCTATGTAACCGGGACTTCCTACAATTTTACCGCCCAGCAGATCGCCGTTTTTTCGTCGTATGTACGAAAAGGCTTTATGCAGGTAGCCCGGGGACGGTACAATGACTTTAACGTCTATGGCCGAAGCATTACCCGTCCCAACACGGGAATGGCGGATGCGAATTTGATTGAAAGAGTCAAAGGGATAGATCTATCGACGTATGCTTCGGAATACGATGCTGCCCTGAGTCGTATGCGTGGGCAGGCGGCTCCTTCCTACCTGGTAAATGCTCAGCATCAGCACTATTGGCGAACCGATTACACGCTTCACCAGCGGCCAGGTTATCTTTTTGGACTGCGTAGCGTCTCTTCCCGAACGGCTAAATCCGAAAGTGGGAATAATGAAAACCTCAAAGGGTATTACTTAACCGAGGGCGTCAATTTCATTGGTGTGGAAGGAGATGAGTACTATAATATCTATCCGGTGTGGGATTGGAATAAGTTGCCGGGAATCACAGTTCCTGAAATCACCACCTATCCGGTTCGAACGAGCTGGGGCGTAAATCCCGGCATGACCTCTTTTGTGGGCGGCGTATCCGATGGAACTTACGGGGTGAGTTGCTACCGAATGAACGATTACAGTACCACGGCTCGGAAGGGCTGGTTTTTCTTTGACGACGAAGTGGTTTGTTTGGGAGCGGGCATTTCATCGTCGGCTACTCAGGCCATTAATACCACGCTGAATCAGTGTCTGTTAACGGGCCCCGTCACGGTTTCTGATGGCAATAATGCCGCTGTTGTTCCATCGGGAGATTATACCTATGCTGGTGGAACCGTCCAATGGATTCATCACGATCAGGTTGGGTACTACTTTCCGAGTGCCTCACCACTCCGATTGCGTCAGGCCGCTCAGACGGGTAGCTGGAGCAGCATTAACGCGGGTTACGCTTCCGATGTCATTAGTAAAGACGTATTTAAATTATGGATTCCTCACGGCACCTCTCCCGCGAATACTAGCTACGCCTACGTCGTTTTACCGGGTAAAAACGCTACCGAGATGGCCGCCTATTCAGGAAGTCACCTTTCGATTATCGCTAATACGCCAGCCGTACAAATCGTTGACAATCGGACCCTTGATCTATGGCAGGTCATTTTTTACGAAGCCGAAAGCTTTAGTGCGCAGGGTATTACCCTGAAGGTGGATAAACCCTGTACGCTACTGCTCAAGAACGTAAGTACTGCTGAGGTAGCGATTGTGGCCGCTGATCCCAATCAGACCGCGATGACCTTAAAAGTGGGACTTTCATCGGCGGCTTTACCCGTCATGAAAGAAGTGAAATTTACGCTTCCGCAAGCCAATGGTACCGCTGGGAGTAGTGTGGAAGGCCTAATCAACAGTTCATCGCCCAACTATACGGAACCCGTCGCCGATAGCCCCGTAACCCTGACCACTATTGCTGATACCTACGTACGGGACGGAGCGACCTATCAGCAGTCCAATTACGGCACTGCGTCCACGCTGGCTATTAAAAACGATGCCGAAGGGTATAAAAGGGAAGTCTACCTGAAATTTGATTTAAGCGGTTTTAATGCTCCGTTAGACAGTGCGGTTCTAAAGCTGCGAGTCAATAATGCCAATGCCACGGTACCCAACACCACCTGGGAATTTTACGACGTAGCGGACAATTCCTGGACAGAAACGGGGCTGACGTGGTCAAACCGGCCTCTGCCCGGCGGTAAGATTGGTGAAGTAAAAGGGGCCGTGGCGGGAACGTATGTAACGTTGAAAATTACCAACGCGGTTCGGGCCCGGCTGGCCAAGGACCAAATCCTGACCTTACGTGTTTCTTCTTCCGCCTACGGAAGTACCACCGATGCCCAGTTTACCGCCCGCGAAAGTGCCAATGCCAGTCAGCGACCGCAGCTTACGTTGTATCCCCGCGTAGAAGCGTATGACCAGGAGTTAGCCCGGGTTACTTCGGTAGCGGATGCCTACGTGCAGGGAGGGGCTAGTGCGGCTACTAATTACGGCTCGCAAACGATACTAACCCTTAAAAATGATGCGAGTGATCATATCAAGCGAGAAGTGTTTCTGAAATTTGATCTGGCAAGTTTGCCTTCAACTCCTGGTCAGGTGCTCTTACAACTCTACGTTCCCTACGCTGGCGTCAGTATTGCCCAGACTACCTGGGAATGCTACGAGGTGGCCAACCAAACCTGGACTGAAAGCGGAATCACTTGGAATACCAAGCCTTCGCCTTCCTTGAAACTGGGCGAGATTTTGGGCACATCGGCGGGAAACTTCGTGACGCTGGATGTAACGGAATGGGTTCATAATAAACAAAGACTTAGTGGGGGCGCTAACCCATTGCTGGGTAGTATCAAAATCATTTCTACTTACGCGGGTAGTACAACGGATGCCCAGTTTGCTTCTCGCGAGCAAAGTAATGCCGCCCTTCGGCCCCAGTTGATTGCGAAAGCCGCTGCCCAATCATTACCCGTGGTATTGACTCATTTTGAGGGCAAACGTATAGCCGAGGAATCTATTGAGTTGAATTGGTCGACCGCTCAGGAGAAAAACAATCGTTATTTCCAACTGGAAAGAAGCAGAGATGCTCAGAATTTCGAGAGCGTTTACCAGCTAAGCGGACAGGGTACTATTCAAAAGCGAACGTACTATCAATTCGTAGATGCCGCAAAAGCAGGGACCTTTTATTACCGGCTTCGGCAAACGCATGAGGACGGAAAGCAGACCCTATCGCGAATCATTGCCGTGACTAGCCCCGCCCCAGTCCTTACCCTGGGCCCTAATCCTACCAATGGATGGGTTCGATTGAACCTGAATCAGGAGCCTACCGAAACCGTAACGATCGATTTGTATTCACCTACGGGTCAGCATCTGGGACGGCAGAGCGAGCAAAAGGCAATCGTTGACTTCGACTTATCGAATCTGATGAAGGGGGTCTATCTTCTGAAAGTAAGGTATCGCGATCAAATCCAGACGTTTCGTTTGGTACGTTATTAAACGAACGGAAGCACTGATGCGATTACTCCTTCAATCGATCAAGCCTGGCAGTAGTCAGGCTTGATCGATTGAGGCTTTAACACGTTGCTACTAAAATGCTTTTAGTAAAGACAGTTGAAAAGTAGAACTATGCGTTTATGCGTGTTCAGCATTCATAATAGAATAGAAGCTATTTCACTAGGATGTATAGTTATCCACTATCTATTTGCACTATAGGGACAGACAAGCGCTTGCAAAAATTGATATAATGTACTCTATAGTTAGTTATTATGAAAATAACATCAACATAGATATGTACTATTTTGTAGTGCTTTTTACATTTCCTAAACGCAAAAAAAGGATATAGTTCAGCTCGTTCAGGTACTGGAGGTAGGTTACTCCGTCGTTGCGTAAGACGTGAGAAAGGCTCCAGAGTTTGTTGGCAATGTTTTCCGGGGTCACTTCTTTCTTCGTTTACGACATACGGTTTATCGTCTTCAGTGGGGTTGGGGTAGGAGAGGGTCGTCTTTTCGGGCTTACATTCCTTTGAGAAACGAAGTAGTTTCGTGCCTTCCT
Coding sequences:
- a CDS encoding polysaccharide lyase family 8 super-sandwich domain-containing protein encodes the protein MKYLYVLSFLLLGFSGWGQATGDFKIIMDRIFAGLQAGTNVTTLEASTASLLSSIHADGSWSDIDYSNASTPSGWAPGTHFTRMNTLAKAYSNTSSSYYGNTQVRQAVIHTMHYWLSLDPAPVSSNWFYYAITLPKDIGNALIYMRYGPQPGLDASLESQMITWMTKGVNITTSPGNTGSNLTDIAQHYSLTQNATPLSQAVIETGKTLVVTSGEGIQADYSYTAHGPQLYIYGYGREFVSGVCNIGTYVTGTSYNFTAQQIAVFSSYVRKGFMQVARGRYNDFNVYGRSITRPNTGMADANLIERVKGIDLSTYASEYDAALSRMRGQAAPSYLVNAQHQHYWRTDYTLHQRPGYLFGLRSVSSRTAKSESGNNENLKGYYLTEGVNFIGVEGDEYYNIYPVWDWNKLPGITVPEITTYPVRTSWGVNPGMTSFVGGVSDGTYGVSCYRMNDYSTTARKGWFFFDDEVVCLGAGISSSATQAINTTLNQCLLTGPVTVSDGNNAAVVPSGDYTYAGGTVQWIHHDQVGYYFPSASPLRLRQAAQTGSWSSINAGYASDVISKDVFKLWIPHGTSPANTSYAYVVLPGKNATEMAAYSGSHLSIIANTPAVQIVDNRTLDLWQVIFYEAESFSAQGITLKVDKPCTLLLKNVSTAEVAIVAADPNQTAMTLKVGLSSAALPVMKEVKFTLPQANGTAGSSVEGLINSSSPNYTEPVADSPVTLTTIADTYVRDGATYQQSNYGTASTLAIKNDAEGYKREVYLKFDLSGFNAPLDSAVLKLRVNNANATVPNTTWEFYDVADNSWTETGLTWSNRPLPGGKIGEVKGAVAGTYVTLKITNAVRARLAKDQILTLRVSSSAYGSTTDAQFTARESANASQRPQLTLYPRVEAYDQELARVTSVADAYVQGGASAATNYGSQTILTLKNDASDHIKREVFLKFDLASLPSTPGQVLLQLYVPYAGVSIAQTTWECYEVANQTWTESGITWNTKPSPSLKLGEILGTSAGNFVTLDVTEWVHNKQRLSGGANPLLGSIKIISTYAGSTTDAQFASREQSNAALRPQLIAKAAAQSLPVVLTHFEGKRIAEESIELNWSTAQEKNNRYFQLERSRDAQNFESVYQLSGQGTIQKRTYYQFVDAAKAGTFYYRLRQTHEDGKQTLSRIIAVTSPAPVLTLGPNPTNGWVRLNLNQEPTETVTIDLYSPTGQHLGRQSEQKAIVDFDLSNLMKGVYLLKVRYRDQIQTFRLVRY